The following proteins are co-located in the Candida dubliniensis CD36 chromosome 3, complete sequence genome:
- a CDS encoding SH3 domain-containing protein, putative (Similar to S. cerevisiae PIN3;~In S. cerevisiae: induces appearance of [PIN+] prion when overproduced) — protein sequence MSAALVNRSLTTIRTELEFLKDSDVITEGLYEKLLQSLPTKYQKDSAPWDVDRIAGGSTGPGRVENKSATDVLADDFSKTNISVPPPAYPPAQPPRSAAPKPVGYCIATYDYKAQQAGDLDLSKGDKLAVVEHLSEDWWKGYKSDASPEKTGVFPSNYVKIISQLEFEADERKAAPPAQTPSYDQNGYSAYGPPATYQPQQLQQQPSYGGYAQYPPPSTNYYPPQQYQQPQQPQQVVEQQPEQHHSSGSEHVKKFGSKLGNAAIFGAGASIGSNIVNSIF from the coding sequence ATGTCTGCCGCATTAGTTAATCGTTCTTTGACTACAATCAGAACAGAGTTGGAGTTTTTAAAAGATTCGGATGTGATTACAGAAGGGTTATACGAGAAATTACTCCAGTCGTTACCTACAAAATACCAAAAGGATTCTGCACCTTGGGATGTAGATAGAATCGCCGGAGGCTCTACAGGTCCAGGAAGAGTAGAAAACAAATCAGCAACCGATGTATTAGCAGATGACTTCTCAAAAACCAACATTTCTGTCCCTCCTCCAGCATACCCACCAGCACAGCCTCCACGTAGTGCTGCACCAAAACCAGTTGGCTATTGTATTGCCACTTATGATTATAAGGCACAACAGGCTGGCGATTTAGATTTATCAAAGGGCGATAAGTTGGCAGTTGTCGAACATTTATCAGAAGATTGGTGGAAAGGGTACAAGAGTGATGCCAGCCCTGAAAAGACTGGGGTGTTTCCATCCAATTATGTTAAGATAATTTCCCAATTAGAATTTGAAGCAGACGAAAGAAAAGCAGCCCCACCAGCACAAACACCATCTTATGATCAAAATGGATATTCTGCATATGGCCCACCAGCAACTTATCAACcacaacaattacaacaacaaccatcCTACGGAGGGTATGCACAATACCCACCACCATCGACAAATTACTACCCACCTCAACAGTACCAACAACCACAGCAACCACAACAAGTAGTGGAGCAACAGCCTGAACAGCATCATTCACTGGGAAGTGAACATGTAAAGAAATTTGGAAGCAAGTTAGGTAATGCTGCCATTTTCGGTGCTGGTGCGCTGATAGGTAGTAACATTGtcaattctattttttaA
- the CDR2 gene encoding drug resistance protein 2, which translates to MSTTSNTSLSQQLDEKPWVDVSDDSSVQEYQGFDATASHNIQDLARKLTHDSTKGDHHAANNLARYLSHMSDIPGVSPFNGNINHEQLDPDSENFNAKYWVKNLKKLFDSDSEYYKPSKLGVAYRNLRAFGVANDSDYQPTVTNALWKFTTEAINKLKKPDDSKYFDILKSMDAIMRPGELTVVLGRPGAGCSTLLKTISANTYGFNIGKESHITYDGLTPKDIESNYRGDVIYSAETDYHFPHLSVGDTLEFAARLRTPQNRGEGIDRETYAKHMANVYMATYGLSHTRNTKVGNDFVRGVSGGERKRVSIAEASLSGANIQCWDNATRGLDSATALEFIRALKTSAVILDTTPLIAIYQCSQDAYDLFDNVVVLYEGHQIFFGRASKAKEYFEKMGWKCPQRQTTADFLTSLTNPAEREPLPGYEDKVPRTAQEFEVYWKNSPEYAALVGEIDNHLIECEKSNTKSYYHETHVAKQSNNTRPSSPYTVSFFMQVRYVMARNFLRMKGDPSIPLVSILTQLVMGLILASVFFNLRKSTDTFYFRGGALFFSVLFNAFSSLLEILSLYEARPIVEKHRKYALYRPSADALASIISELPVKLLMTMSFNIVYYFMVNLRRTPGNFFFYWLMCALCTLVMSHLFRSIGAVTTTIATAMSISTVFLLAMIIYAGFVLPIPYILGWSKWIRYINPVTYIFESLMVNEFHGREFKCGQYIPSGPGYESLSVENKVCTTVGSTPGSTVVQGTEYIKLAYQFYSSHKWRNFGITVAFAVFFLGVYVALTEFNKGAMQKGEIVLFLRGSLKKHKRKTAASNKGDIEAGPVSGKLDYQDEAEAVSNEKFTEKGSTGSVDFPENREIFFWKDLTYQVKIKKEDRVILDHVDGWVKPGQITALMGASGAGKTTLLNCLSERVTTGVITDGERLVNGHALDSSFQRSIGYVQQQDVHLETTTVREALQFSAYLRQSKKISKKEKDDYVDYVIDLLEMTDYADALVGVAGEGLNVEQRKRLTIGVELVAKPKLLLFLDEPTSGLDSQTAWSICKLMRKLADHGQAILCTIHQPSALIMAEFDRLLFLQKGGRTAYFGELGENCQTMINYFEKYGADPCPEEANPAEWMLQVVGAAPGSHSKQDYFEVWRNSSEYQAVKDEISRMEVELSKLPRDNDPEALLKYAAPLWKQYLLVSWRTIVQDWRSPGYIYSKIFLVVSSSLFIGFSFFKSKNNLQGLQSQMLAVFMFFIPFTTFIDQMLPYFVKHRAVYEVREAPSRTFSWFAFIAGQITSEIPFQIVVGTISYFCWYYPVGLYANAEPTDSVNSRGVLMWMLLTAFYVYTSTMGQLAISFNELIDNAASLATTLFTLCLMFCGVLAGPDVIPGFWIFMYRCNPFTYLIQAILSTGLANAKVTCAPRELVTLKPPMGETCSSFIGPYTKAAGGYFSTNSDGTCSVCRIDSTNQFLESINAMFSQRWRNFGIFVAFIAINIILTIFFYWLAKVPKGNREKKLKK; encoded by the coding sequence ATGAGTACTACTTCAAACACGTCTTTATCGCAACAGCTAGACGAGAAACCATGGGTGGATGTACTGGACGATTCATCAGTTCAAGAATATCAAGGTTTTGATGCTACTGCTAGCCACAATATTCAAGATTTAGCCAGAAAGTTGACACATGATTCAACAAAAGGTGATCACCATGCTGCAAACAATTTAGCTAGATATTTGAGTCACATGTCTGACATTCCTGGTGTTAGTCCATTTAACGGCAATATAAATCATGAACAATTGGATCCAGATTCCGAAAACTTCAATGCCAAATATTGGGtgaaaaacttgaaaaaattatttgattccGATTCTGAGTATTATAAGCCTTCCAAATTAGGAGTTGCCTATAGAAATTTAAGAGCTTTTGGTGTTGCTAATGACTCTGATTATCAACCGACTGTGACTAACGCTCTTTGGAAATTTACCACTGAAgcaatcaacaaattgaaaaagccAGAcgattcaaaatattttgatattttgaaatcaatggATGCTATCATGAGACCTGGAGAACTTACTGTTGTTTTGGGTAGACCTGGCGCCGGTTGTTCGACTTTATTAAAAACTATTTCTGCCAACACTTATGGTTTCAACATTGGTAAAGAATCTCACATCACCTATGATGGGTTGACTCCAAAAGATATCGAAAGTAATTATCGTGGTGACGTTATTTATTCCGCTGAAACCGATTATCATTTCCCTCATTTGAGTGTTGGAGATACTTTGGAATTTGCCGCTAGATTGAGAACCCCACAAAATAGAGGTGAAGGTATCGACAGGGAAACTTATGCCAAACATATGGCTAATGTTTATATGGCCACCTATGGGTTATCCCACACAAGAAATACTAAGGTTGGTAATGATTTTGTCCGTGGTGTTTCTGGTGGTGAAAGGAAAAGAGTGTCAATTGCTGAAGCTTCGTTAAGTGGTGCTAATATCCAATGTTGGGATAATGCCACTAGAGGGTTAGATTCTGCTACTGCTTTGGAATTCATTAGAGCTTTGAAAACATCAGCAGTTATTTTAGACACAACACCCTTGATTGCTATTTATCAATGTTCGCAAGATGCCTATGATTTGTTTGATAacgttgttgttttatACGAAGGTCACCAAATCTTCTTTGGTAGGGCTTCCAAAGCCaaagaatattttgaaaaaatggGTTGGAAATGTCCTCAAAGACAAACCACTGCTGATTTTTTGACTTCATTAACTAATCCAGCTGAAAGAGAACCATTACCAGGTTATGAAGATAAAGTACCAAGAACTGCCCAAGAATTTGAAGTCTATTGGAAAAACTCTCCAGAATATGCTGCATTAGTAGGAGAAATCGACAACCATTTGATTGAATgtgaaaaatcaaatactaAATCTTATTACCATGAAACTCATGTTGCTAAACAGTCCAACAACACAAGGCCTAGTTCCCCATATACTGTTTCATTCTTCATGCAAGTCAGATATGTTATGGCTAGAAATTTTCTTCGTATGAAAGGTGATCCATCTATTCCcttggtttcaattttgacACAGTTGGTAATGGGTCTTATTTTGGCCTCAGTATTTTTCAACCTTAGGAAAAGTACCGACACCTTTTATTTCCGAGGTGGAgcacttttcttttcagtATTGTTTAATGCTTTTTCTTCACTTTTGGAAATATTATCGCTTTATGAAGCTAGACCAATTGTGGAAAAACATAGGAAATATGCCCTTTATCGTCCTTCTGCTGATGCATTAGCTAGTATCATCAGTGAATTGCCTGTCAAGTTACTCATGACCATGTCATTCAATAtagtttattatttcatGGTCAACCTTAGAAGAACCCCAggaaatttcttcttttattgGTTAATGTGTGCATTGTGCACTTTGGTGATGTCTCATTTGTTCCGATCCATTGGTGCTGTCACAACTACTATTGCTACTGCCATGTCAATTTCCACAGTATTTTTATTGGCCATGATCATTTATGCTGGGTTCGTTCTTCCTATTCCTTACATATTAGGATGGTCCAAATGGATAAGATACATCAATCCCGTGACATATATTTTCGAATCACTTATGGTTAATGAATTCCATGGTCGTGAATTCAAATGTGGACAATATATTCCTAGTGGACCTGGTTATGAAAGTCTCTCTGTTGAAAATAAAGTTTGTACAACAGTTGGATCCACTCCTGGGAGTACAGTTGTTCAAGGTACCgaatatataaaattggcttatcaattttattcttCACACAAATGGAGAAACTTTGGGATTACGGTTGCATTTGCTGTATTCTTTTTAGGAGTTTATGTTGCCTTAACTGAATTCAATAAAGGTGCCATGCAAAAGGGggaaattgttttattcCTTAGAGGGTCGTTGAAAAAacataaaagaaaaacagCTGCTTCTAACAAGGGAGATATTGAAGCTGGTCCTGTTTCTGGGAAACTTGATTATCAAGATGAAGCTGAAGCTGTTAGTAATGAAAAGTTTACAGAAAAGGGCAGCACTGGAAGTGTTGATTTCCCAGAAAATCgagaaatatttttctgGAAAGATTTGACCTATCAAGTGAAAATTAAGAAAGAAGATCGTGTTATTTTAGATCATGTTGATGGATGGGTCAAACCTGGTCAAATCACTGCATTGATGGGAGCATCGGGTGCTGGTAAGACCACattgttgaattgtttaTCAGAAAGAGTCACTACTGGTGTTATTACTGATGGTGAAAGATTGGTTAATGGTCATGCTTTGGATTCTTCATTCCAAAGATCAATTGGTTATgtccaacaacaagatgTTCATTTGGAAACTACCACTGTCAGAGAAGCATTACAATTTTCTGCTTACTTGAGACAATCCAAGAAGATCTctaaaaaggaaaaagacGATTATGTTGATTatgttattgatttattggaaATGACTGATTATGCTGATGCCTTGGTTGGTGTTGCTGGTGAAGGTTTGAATGTTGAACAAAGGAAAAGATTGACTATTGGCGTTGAATTAGTTGCCAAACccaaattgttattatttttagatGAACCAACTTCAGGGTTAGATTCACAAACTGCATGGTCAATTTGTAAATTGATGAGAAAATTAGCTGACCATGGACAAGCCATTTTATGTACCATCCATCAACCATCAGCACTTATTATGGCTGAATTTGATAGacttttgtttttacaAAAAGGTGGTAGAACAGCTTATTTTGGTGAATTAGGAGAAAATTGTCAAACTatgatcaattattttgaaaaatacgGTGCTGATCCATGTCCTGAAGAAGCCAACCCAGCAGAATGGATGTTACAAGTTGTTGGTGCTGCACCAGGATCTCATTCTAAGCAAGATTATTTTGAAGTTTGGAGAAACTCCAGTGAATATCAAGCTGTTAAAGATGAAATCAGTAGAATGGAAGTTGAATTATCGAAATTACCAAGAGATAATGATCCAGAGGCACTTTTGAAATATGCTGCACCACTTTGGAAACAATACTTGTTAGTCAGTTGGAGAACTATTGTTCAAGATTGGAGATCACCAGGATATATTTATTCcaagatttttttggttgtttcatcatcattgttTATTGggttttcatttttcaaatcgaAGAATAACCTTCAAGGTTTACAAAGTCAAATGTTGGCGGTATTTATGTTTTTTATTCCATTTACTACATTTATTGATCAAATGTTACCTTATTTTGTTAAACATAGAGCTGTCTATGAAGTAAGAGAAGCACCATCAAGAACTTTTAGTTGGTTTGCATTCATTGCCGGTCAGATCACTTCAGAAATTccatttcaaattgttgttggtacCATTTCATATTTCTGTTGGTACTACCCTGTTGGGTTATATGCTAATGCTGAGCCCACTGATTCAGTTAATTCTCGTGGAGTTTTAATGTGGATGTTATTGACAGCATTTTATGTTTACACATCAACTATGGGACAATTGGCAATCTCctttaatgaattgattgataatgCTGCCAGTTTGGCAACAACTTTATTCACGTTGTGTTTAATGTTTTGTGGGGTTTTGGCTGGTCCGGATGTGATTCCTGGTTTTTGGATTTTCATGTACAGATGTAATCCATTCACTTATTTGATTCAAGCCATTCTTTCTACTGGATTAGCTAATGCAAAAGTTACTTGTGCACCAAGAGAATTGGTTACATTAAAACCACCAATGGGAGAAACTTGTTCTTCATTTATTGGTCCTTATACAAAAGCTGCTGGTggatatttttcaacaaatagTGATGGTACTTGTTCAGTATGCAGAATCGATTCaaccaatcaatttttggaATCCATCAATGCTATGTTTAGTCAAAGATGGAGAAATTTTGGTATTTTTGTTGCCTTTATTGCTATCAACATTATTCTTactattttcttttactgGTTGGCCAAAGTTCCAAAAGGTAATAGAGAaaagaagttgaaaaaataa
- a CDS encoding U3 small nucleolar RNA-associated protein, putative (Similar to S. cerevisiae NOP14;~In S. cerevisiae: forms a complex with Noc4p that mediates maturation and nuclear export of 40S ribosomal subunits; also present in the small subunit processome complex, which is required for processing of pre-18S rRNA), protein MAGSQLKQLKAALKDKGLIGQTNVSQKKKQKKKNSQSTNNNKSFNRDEKLQQLKEIRDQFNKFDQKINRSKHDISIIHQGKFVKVGSKQHNSSAIKNGNIQRQMKMQYDLEKFQHGKTGGILDKRFGENDSHLTKEEKMLARFTKERQSAASSKKRSVFSLASDDEQDESEEDEDDDGGFMLTHGGNTLSLDDEETINYVDEDSLQPPKKKSKNEVMKEIIAKSKFYKQQRQKEFAKTQDQIDELDEDFGDVMDDLRNVQSQISKNNTKDGGSGGSTNGGFSTKTPEQIEYDNKVRELTYDRRAVPAERTKTDEEIRKEHEDKMKKLEADRLKRMEGFIDDDRETQGDDLDNDFWAGSDNDSDGNEADGFTIKNSDHHESDSEKEEQDQNQDESHKREVKSQKITNVIMPFTIEEFIQEMSNVDPIKQPEYVKRICETYKPSLAEGNKEKMSNFVGVLFEYILHVANQYQDFEPFVKILRKLAESSTSKTATNYNESLVQRVREHIKHIQSRIDKQLTPGDLVFFAIIAYLFSSSDHYHIVITPSLILMNQILSNIIYHPKTVTDIAHGVYLIDVLLMYQRFAKRFDPEIINFIEHALFMMIPEIDKMNTSKLLSISPTAGNITLQFAMNKSEKICSLEESTLSIKQLYDEENLNKSCLISKLIQLMDKCVTLWKEKSSLIEILESFISILKHITKYNAIVTGPILTKFTRLYANLVKDRKPLTLQHHKAIAIATYAPKFEENFNPDKKSYDINRERQELNKVKHELKKEKKAALKDIRQENKFIAREQISEKKRMYEDYHKKMANIVNSIQSEEGAEKNQYERERKQRKRR, encoded by the coding sequence ATGGCGGGGTCACAGTTAAAACAACTTAAGGCCGCCCTTAAAGACAAGGGATTAATTGGTCAAACCAATGTTTCtcagaaaaagaaacaaaagaagaaaaattcaCAAtccaccaataataataaaagttttaatcgagatgaaaaattacaacaattaaaagaaattcgtgatcaatttaataaatttgatcaaaaaatcaatcgATCAAAACAtgatatttcaattattcaTCAAGGTAAATTTGTTAAAGTTGGATCAAAACAACATAATTCACTGGCTATTAAAAATGGTAATATTCAAAGACAAATGAAAATGCAATatgatttagaaaaattcCAACATGGAAAAACTGGAGGGATATTAGATAAACGATTTGGTGAAAATGATTCTCATTTAACcaaagaagagaaaatgTTAGCAAGATTTACTAAAGAACGACAATCGGCGGCATCaagtaaaaaaagaagtgtTTTCAGTCTAGCAAGTGATGATGAACAAGATGAAagtgaagaagatgaagatgatgatggtgggTTTATGTTGACTCATGGAGGGAATACGTTATCtttagatgatgaagaaactATCAATTATGTCGACGAAGATTCATTACAAccaccaaagaaaaaaagtaaaaatgAAGTTatgaaagaaattattgcTAAATCGAAATTTTATAAACAGCAAAgacaaaaagaatttgCCAAAACTCAGgatcaaattgatgaattagatGAAGATTTTGGTGATGTTATGGATGATTTAAGAAATGTTCAACTGcaaatttccaaaaacaaTACCAAGGATGGTGGCAGTGGAGGAAGTACTAATGGAGGTTTTTCAACTAAAACACCtgaacaaattgaatatgaTAATAAAGTAAGAGAATTAACCTATGATAGAAGAGCTGTTCCTGCTGAAAGAACGAAaactgatgaagaaatacGTAAAGAACATGAagataaaatgaaaaaattagaaGCTGATAGATTAAAGAGAATGGAAggatttattgatgatgatagaGAAACTCAAGGTGATGATTTGGATAATGATTTTTGGGCTGGTAGTGATAATGATAGTGATGGAAATGAAGCTGATGGATTTACAATTAAGAACTCTGACCACCATGAAAGTGATagtgaaaaagaagaacaagacCAAAACCAAGACGAATCTCATAAAAGAGAAGTTAAATCTCAAAAAATCACTAATGTAATCATGCCATTtacaattgaagaatttataCAAGAAATGTCGAATGTTGATCCAATTAAACAACCAGAATATGTTAAGAGAATATGTGAAACTTATAAACCAAGTTTAGCTGAAGGGAATAAAGAGAAAATGAGTAATTTTGTTGGtgttttatttgaatatattttacATGTTGCCAATCAATATCAAGATTTTGAACCATTTGTGAAAATATTAAGAAAATTAGCAGAATCATCAACGTCCAAAACAGCTACAAACTACAATGAATCATTAGTTCAACGAGTTCGTGAACATATTAAACACATTCAATCAAGGattgataaacaattgaCTCCAGGAGATTTAGTGTTTTTTGCCATAATTGCgtatttattttcttcttcagatCATTATCATATTGTTATCACACCaagtttgattttaatgaatcaaatactaagtaatataatttatcatcCGAAAACTGTGACTGATATTGCTCATGGTGTTTATTTAATCGATGTTTTATTAATGTATCAACGTTTTGCTAAAAGATTTGATCCtgaaatcattaattttataGAACATGCATTATTTATGATGATTccagaaattgataaaatgaATACTTCAAAATTATTGTCGATTTCCCCTACAGCAGGGAATATAACCCTACAATTTGCAATGAACAAATCAGAAAAAATATGTTCATTAGAAGAATCAACGttatcaattaaacaattatatgatgaagaaaatttaaataaatcttGTTTAATCAGTAAATTGATTCAGTTAATGGATAAATGTGTTACATTATGGAAGGAAAAATCCagtttaattgaaattcttgaatcatttattaGTATCTTAAAACATATCACCAAATATAATGCCATTGTGACTGGTCCAATATTAACTAAATTCACAAGATTATATGCTAATTTAGTCAAAGATCGTAAACCATTGACATTACAACATCATAAAGCCATTGCTATTGCCACTTATGCACctaaatttgaagaaaatttcAACCCTGATAAGAAATCTTATGATATTAATAGAGAACgtcaagaattaaataaagttaaacatgaattgaaaaaagaaaagaaggcAGCACTTAAAGATATTCGtcaagaaaataaattcattgCTCGTGAACAAATATCagaaaagaagagaatGTATGAAGATTATCATAAAAAGATGGCCAATATTgttaattcaattcaatcaGAAGAAGGCGctgaaaaaaatcaatatgaaagagaaagaaaacaaaggaaaagaagATAA
- a CDS encoding non-classical export protein, putative (Similar to S. cerevisiae NCE102;~In S. cerevisiae: involved in secretion of proteins that lack classical secretory signal sequences), whose translation MLAIGDVILRAFNFVFLVIALGLTGSLAATTITQHNPQVNFAVFAAAFGLLTSSIYGVFAYFIAAFAWPVVLFLFDFLNFVFTFAAATAIAAGIRAHSCSNEDYVFDNNITQGSSARCRKAQASTAFLYFSTFIFIASAIFSAISLSKGGLFGHSSRPAPRTGVPTMSQV comes from the coding sequence ATGTTAGCTATTGGAGACGTTATTTTAAGAGCATTCAACTTTGTCTTTTTAGTCATTGCCTTGGGGTTGACTGGTTCCCTTGCTGCCACCACCATTACTCAACATAATCCACAAGTCAATTTTGCTGTATTTGCTGCAGCTTTTGGTCTTTTGACTTCATCCATATACGGGGTGTTTGCTTATTTCATTGCAGCATTTGCCTGGCCagtagttttatttttgtttgactTCTTAAACTTTGTTTTCACTTTTGCTGCTGCTACAGCCATTGCTGCTGGTATTAGAGCTCATAGTTGTTCTAACGAAGATTACGTTTTTGACAACAATATTACTCAAGGTTCTAGTGCAAGATGTAGAAAAGCTCAAGCTTCAACTGCTTTCTTGTACTTTTCCACATTTATCTTTATTGCTTCTGCTATTTTCAGTGCCATTTCTCTTTCCAAAGGTGGTTTATTTGGTCACTCTTCTAGACCAGCTCCAAGAACTGGTGTCCCAACCATGTCCCAAGTTTAA
- a CDS encoding proteasome non-aATPase subunit, putative (Similar to S. cerevisiae NAS6;~In S. cerevisiae: regulatory, non-ATPase subunit of the 26S proteasome; homolog of the human oncoprotein gankyrin, which interacts with the retinoblastoma tumor suppressor (Rb) and cyclin-dependent kinase 4/6), which translates to MGDVKQGNKFAIHDAIKEGNTLLAKKLIDAQPTNQLYISDDDERTPLHWAVSFNNSDLVQYILSKTPNDLDIDEYVDGSGWTPLHIAASLGNSTIFNQLMRRATTTTTNNNTSEPELDVNLQTNSGTTCLHLAISKNNYDIVKELIETYKANCRIKDKKGYTPLHRAASIGSIPIIKLLVDKGKININAQDNDGWTSLHHALAEGHGDVAVLLVKLGADPNIVNNDGETPVKVAVDDKVAKYFTENI; encoded by the coding sequence ATGGGTGATGTTAAACAAGGCAACAAATTTGCCATTCATGATGCTATTAAAGAAGGAAATACTTTATTAGCcaagaaattaattgatgcaCAACCTACGaatcaattatatatatcagatgatgatgaaagaACTCCATTACATTGGGCAgtttcatttaataatctGGACTTGGTCCAATATATCTTACTGAAAACTCCTAATGATTtagatattgatgaatatgTTGATGGTAGTGGATGGACACCATTACACATTGCTGCCTCATTAGGTAATTCTACcatattcaatcaattaatgagAAGAGcaaccaccactaccactaaCAATAATACTTCTGAACCAGAACTTGATGTTAATTTACAAACTAATTCTGGAACTACTTGTTTACATTTAGCAATTAGTAAGAATAATTATGATATAGtcaaagaattaattgagACCTATAAAGCCAATTGTCGAATCAAAGATAAAAAGGGTTATACACCATTACATCGAGCTGCAAGTATTGGatcaataccaataattaaattattagtagATAAGGggaaaatcaatattaatgcTCAAGATAATGATGGATGGACTAGTTTACATCATGCATTGGCTGAAGGACATGGTGATGTTGCGGTACTATTGGTTAAATTGGGAGCTGATCCaaatattgttaataatgatggtgAAACTCCGGTGAAAGTGGCAGTTGATGATAAAGTGGCTAAATATTTTActgaaaatatataa